GTAAAAGAGAACTCAGGGGAGTTAAATTTCGTTTTTCccttataagaaaaaaaaagggactatCTGAGCCCAGTGGCTTTTCCTCCCTCATCCAGGCGCCATATGCAGCacgcctcctgcagcagcagagccgctcctggctgcacgcacacgcacggaCGGACTCGCTCCGGCTGTAAACGTGTTTATCTACAAAGTTTCTCCCTTCAACAGACTAAATCACACCTGAACGGGATAGGAGTCGTCCTGCACACCGGGTTGAACATGTAGAGATGGATTTTATGAGGCTGTTCGGAACTGTTATCGCCGTGTTCTTTCACCCCGGATCGGCTTCCAAAATAAATGGTAAGGATTCACGTCGCAAACAGGtcgaaaagtttcatttttgaGCATTGAAacgttgtttattttttctttttttattttatcaccTTGATAGTCCCtcgatttgttttgtttcacgggggaaaaaaagtttccaaACTGGTTGCGTCGCTAAACTATGAGTCACGTTTAATGTTATTATGGTTTTTAATGGATTAGAGGCGCGCGCTCAATGCTGGAGTAAACTAAAGTGAAGGAAGTATAAAGCAAAGAGTGAGATGTGAGCTCTGTAATGACAAACAGCCTGCAGGCAGAATCAGAAACACGTGATGTGGCACTGAAGGACATCAACAGGCTACTGACAAAGCAGGTCACTTATCTCAAGTCAAAAATTCAAGTAATTTAACACTTTCAGTACTGTTAAGATATTTCACCACATTAGTCTGACTCCATGATCTAATGCTGAAATAAATAGCAAAGTCAGGCTTAGACTACAATCAGATCATTATAAACCAGTATTAGACAATAATAGACCTGCATAAACAAGCATCATATCAGTACGACCAGTATCAGACCATAACAGACCAGTGTAAACCAGGATCCAACTAGGATAGACTAGCCTAAATCAATATCTGATCAGAAATAAACCAACATTGGCAGGCATCAGACTAACATGAGATCCATATAAACCTTCACTAGACCAGTGTCAGACCATTTCAGATGACCATAACCCAGCATCGGACCGTGATGAACCAATTTAAGACCAGCATAGAATGGCATAAAATAGCACAAAACCAGAATAAACTATCAGAGAAGCATGAAGTCGctcaaatgaaaaatgtttactGCATGCAACATTTTGATATTGTTCTTAATTTGAGTAAAAACTTTTTGCATCTGTGTTCTGTATacagtgttttcacacttaCAAAGTTTTCAGTGGATGGTCTAATTAGAGAGAGACAATGAACAATGAATGccttatttacttttttgtaaAAAGTTATAAACAAACAGCTTTACAAATGAGACACTGCCCagtcacattttaaattttgaaatATCGTGCTACTTTTGTTGTTTCTGACGTTTATGTTTAACTGGGATACTTTGccatatttaaacatttttgaaGAGAAATGCTTTCAAAATTTAGGGATTCAACTTTTTAATGCTAAGTTTAAGTTTAAGTTCAATTATGAGGGTGGAAACCTATCTCAGCTGATGAATGGGTGAAAGAGCAGGGGACACTTTAGATCTTTTGTCAGTCTCTAAATGTCCTAAATGGAAACATACAATAATGTGGGAGAAATTCAGAGCtcctggaggaaacccacaaacacagagataaCACGCAAAATCCTAATTGGAGGCCGAGCATGGAATCAAAACCTTGTCAACAATGAACCGcacatgcatgtctttggactgtaggaggaaaccagagtacttGGAGGGAATACATCCATGCACAggaagaatatgcaaactccacacagaaaagcccagCCAGTATTTGAAACTACCATTTTCTCACCATGAAAAAGAAGTGATGCAtcatttattgatttctttAGGGAAACTACTTCTCTGCGTTTAACCCATCCCATTCTTAGTGTATCTCTAGCTGTGCATCCTGGGAGCAGTGGGCTGCCATGATACGGCGACTAGGGAGTAGTTtaggtcaagggtcatgctgaATTACCCTCAGTGGCGacctgtcagcagtgggattcaaacctgtgatCCAAATCCGTCTCTTTAACTTTCCCCAAAGCTATTTGTCCAACATGTGGCTCAAACCCACAACCCTGAGATTAAGCGTCTCATGCTCTACTGACTGAGCCGGGTGCTAACCACTGAAAGGAGAGACTAATTATCATGTGGcctaaataaatacatttcatcattgtcttctttttttgttgtctgtgAAAAGCCCCAAAGCATCAATTCTATTCAGACTTGCACAAGATCAgaccatgaaaaaaaacatttcctttttAAGCTCTTTAAAGTAGAGGTTTTGCTCTGCAATTTCAGTAGCACATGGTTTGCTTTGCCCACATTTAGTGGGAAGACACTGAAAAACAATGCAACCCAAACATTTTGGTTTCATATTTTTCTACAACAGTGAAGGTTGTTGAGAATCTTTACATGCAAGTTTTTGTCTGGTCTTTTCCTGATATGCTCGCTTTTGTGTCCAGGCCAAAGAATCTGCCGGCGTGGGACGGAGCGTCCATGCTACAAGGTGTCCTACATCCAGGACAGCAAGCGGAGGCTTACCTTCGAGGATGCCAGGCAGGCCTGCAGGGTGGATGGAGGGGAGCTGCTCAGCATTGAGACAGAGAACGAGCAGCGGCTGATAGAAAGGTtcattcagcagctgcaggctggagatgGAGACTTCTGGATCGGGCTCCGCCGCAGCCCACAGCGGTACAGGGCAGGGACCGCCAGCCCAGGTTGTCCTTCACAGTACTACTGGCTGGATGGAAGCAAGGCCAAGTTCAGGTTTCtcgaatttttttttctttttcttttttcttttattttgttccaGCTGTATCAGTGAAAGAGTGTGAGGGTTCTTTGGGGACAGACAACACTAAAAATGGACGTGGAAAAAGGCTGTAGTCAGCTGTGACTTAGAGAATACTGGATTGAATGGTGCTTGTGTGGGCGTGAAGGAATGTCTGAAGTCCTTTGCAGAAATGTTGGATTGAAACAGACATAACACAAAAGTGCATGGCGAATGTGAAATTATCTCATTTGAAAGGGACACGAGGTTTAAACTTGTGAATCTTGTTCGCTGTAGGAACTGGCACTGGGACGAGCCGTCATGTGGCGGGGagatgtgtgtggttttgtacCACCAGCCCTCTGCGCCACCTGATGAAGAAGGTCATTTCCTGTTCCAGTGGAATGACGACAACTGCAACTCCAAGAACAACTTTGTTTGCAAATACCCAGAAGGTGAGGCAGTGGATCACAGACGATGTGTTGTCCCTGGCCGTGTGCTGCTGGGAAATATTGACATGCGGTACCcgtggtttgatttttttttcttaaagctaCAAAGTCGAAATTTCACTTTCTGGAGAAAACATGTCCACTGCTGTCAACAGCTTGGTTCAAACTCGTCATGTACAGTACTGGAGTTAGTTGGCTTTATTACTGCTCGGCTCTGCTTTCTGCCAGCATTACATTACCCTCAGTTTAACAGCTACCTGACACTtgaagactttttatttttacattaacTCTGTGATTTTTATGTATAGTGATCctatttttattactttttctgCCTTTCACAGAAAAAATGCCTGTTTTTACAGGAGAAGGGAATATAGCACGCACAGGTACagtgttcttttctttcatgatCTTTcaacaggaaattaaaaaaaatatatatataacaacagttttaataataatcagatcaagaaagatgaaaatactCCTAATTTTGATCACATGTGCCTTTTTATTCAATTTTCTCCTGCAAAAGCCAAACCAAAAGCCAATGATGCATCTCTAAAtattttaatggttttgaaAAGGTAATTATTTCAACACCTAGTTCAATACTTATGATATACTTTCACAATGGAAGATAAACTCTGGTAAATATAACCAAATTTCCCTACAATTTGGAAGGAAACGCAGCCACAAATGATTGGGATCTCCACCTT
The sequence above is a segment of the Salarias fasciatus chromosome 14, fSalaFa1.1, whole genome shotgun sequence genome. Coding sequences within it:
- the laynb gene encoding layilin; its protein translation is MDFMRLFGTVIAVFFHPGSASKINGQRICRRGTERPCYKVSYIQDSKRRLTFEDARQACRVDGGELLSIETENEQRLIERFIQQLQAGDGDFWIGLRRSPQRYRAGTASPGCPSQYYWLDGSKAKFRNWHWDEPSCGGEMCVVLYHQPSAPPDEEGHFLFQWNDDNCNSKNNFVCKYPEEKMPVFTGEGNIARTVPSLKPNILPTTEIDERIKMALPESSVSFSDGTFPVSYILYATIPALLLLLIAVAGFFCYRQHAKRRKTERKNHISRSTQWKATAAAPCPIQGPYAFSDITKLPHTALGSSVPAVMMKKYSCAPLHDPQCGDYENVPCVNRESGFVTNDIYETSRAQSGRCHSQTGWVENEIYG